A part of Lacerta agilis isolate rLacAgi1 chromosome 7, rLacAgi1.pri, whole genome shotgun sequence genomic DNA contains:
- the VPS28 gene encoding vacuolar protein sorting-associated protein 28 homolog, translating to MFHGIPAAPGMGAPANKPELYEEVKLYKNAREREKYDNMAELFAVVKTMQALEKAYIKDCVTPSEYTAACSRLLVQYKAAFKQVQGPEINSIDDFCRKFRLDCPLAMERIKEDRPITIKDDKGNLNRCIADIVSLFITVMDKLRLEIRAMDEIQPDLRELMETMNRMSHLPPDFEGRQKVNQWLQTLSGMSASDELDDSQVRQMLFDLESAYNAFNRFLHS from the exons ATGTTTCATGGAATCCCAGCAGCCCCTGGGATGGGAG CCCCAGCAAATAAGCCGGAACTATATGAG GAAGTGAAGTTATACAAGAACGCCCGGGAGCGAGAGAA gtaCGACAACATGGCTGAGCTGTTTGCTGTGGTGAAGACGATGCAAGCTCTGGAAAAAGCCTACATCAAGGACTGTGTCACCCCCAGCGA GTACACTGCAGCTTGCTCCCGCCTCCTGGTCCAGTACAAGGCAGCCTTCAAGCAGGTCCAGGGCCCGGAAATCAACTCAATCGATGACTTTTGCCGTAAATTTCGG CTTGATTGCCCGCTGGCCATGGAGAGGATCAAGGAAGATCGGCCGATTACCATCAAGGACGACAAGGGCAACCTCAACCGCTGCATTGCGGACATCGTGTCG CTCTTTATCACAGTGATGGACAAGCTGCGCTTGGAGATCCGGGCAATGGATGAG atcCAGCCTGACCTCCGGGAATTGATGGAGACCATGAACCGCATGAGCCACTTGCCCCCGGACTTCGAGGGGCGGCAGAAAGTGAACCAGTG GCTGCAGACCCTGAGCGGCATGTCGGCTTCTGACGAACTGGACGACTCTCAAGTGCGGCAGATGCTCTTCGACCTGGAGTCTGCCTACAATGCCTTCAACCGCTTCCTGCACTCGTGA